ACTGCACCGTTCTACACGGCACCACCTAACGCGGGaataatagaaaataaaatgcaAACTAGCACTCATGGAGACATCATGGACATGAAGGAACTCAGCATGGGATGCCATAATATCATGAAGTTTCTTTTGTGCTACTGCTAGTTCACTCTCCAGACTGTGGCTCCCTTGAGCGACCTCAATGTAGCGATTCACTGCTGATGCTGGAGGGAGAAGCTGCGGGAAATCTTGCATTGGGACGTCTCCCCCCACATCAGGGACATCCACGTATGGGATTGTTGGGACTACCTGAGGCCTCAAGTGGTGGCTGGGTTTGATCTTCTCCTTACAGGGTCCTTCAAATTGTAGGGCACCACCACTGTTGATGGATGAAGAGGTAAAATGGATGCTAAACTGAAAATCCTCACTCGGGGCTGTCATTCGGTTTTCTATTGGGAAGTAAAGGGAACGGACAAGCCTTGCATCCACTAGAACAGCATGCAGTCTAAAGGATTTCTTCTGGTCAAGGCCAAGGGATGGCCAAGGATGTCGGATTCCAGCTCGTGTATCAATGCACAGCAACTCTAAGTTAAAACACCTCTTGTTCCATATTATTGCACGAAGATTCTCACAACCTAGTAGAAACAGTCGCTTGAGCCCTGGGACCTGCACCACCATAGTTTCAAAGTTGAGCATCTTGATTGCAGTTCCAGAGAGGTCCAGTTCCACAAGGTTGGGAAGGCCACGCAAGAACAAATTTTCTAGTAGGGTGCAGCCTTCCAAGGAGATCTTGGAGGTTTTGGCTTGCTTCTCATCTGCAGAAGATGGACGCAAATTGCTGGGGGGTAACTCAACACATGGTATCCATTTCCTGGATGCTGGCCCATAACTATCAAAGCTGAAAGATATgagagaggaaggaagagcATCAGGGATAACAACAGTTTCCAATTCTTCacaaccatcaagaacaagcaccTTAAGACTACAAGCCTTTGATAGACTGGCTGGTAGAACTGTCACCCAAAGACTTCCAGACAAGTCAAGTATTTCCAACTTTGTCTTGTCCATAAAGGACGTGCTAATATCTGTTAATGTCTCACCTTGTGATTTGATTATTCTGAGCTTCTCAAGGTTCAGTAACCGTCCCTGCAGGTGAGTATTGTCCGGCCAGCATCTGCTTCCTTCTACATGTAGCTCCCTAAGGTTAATCATGAGCTCCAACTTCTCTTGAGAGAATATCTCATTCCAGACTGTGTAACGTAGATCCAACACATATAGACCACATAAAGTCGCCCATTCCTCACTGCTATGACTGGTGGTATCATCTGTGCAGTGATCCAATCCGAGGAACCTTAGGGCTTGGCACACAAAGAAAGGAGGTGATGCAAAACTGAAGGCACAATGACAGAGAACAAGCACACCAAGGTATCTGGCATTCGTGAACAAGCTAGCTGGTAAATTTGTTGGGGAATTTGGTGTTTCAAAtgccaggaagaaggatgatGTCACTGCAGGTATTTCTCGCACACCGTGTGCTTCTAGATTCCTTGAGGTGACTGAAATCCAGCGGTAGGGTCCCTCCTCATAGCCCCAACCGCCCTCTTTCACAGCCCGCAAAAATGGCGGTCTACTTCCCAACATGACCCTTGGTAGCACCTCATCAAGCAAAGCATCATCACACTCCCATGTTATCTCACGACGCAATGAGTCACTGATTTCCTTTGCAGTGTCCTCTTTTATGATTCCATCGCATATCCAATAGTTTGAAGCTTGAGCAACCCAATCGTATTTGGTGATTCTATGAAAATTGTAGTGTAGGAAGAATTCGTAGAGGCAGCAATCTTTGACCATTGTATTTGCTGCGTTGATGCTTCGCAGAAATGGGTAACGAGCTACTATGGCAGCAACCTCACCATCCAGCACACTGTTAAACATTTGCCAGAGTCCGTGCCTGCAACCGTAGAAATGTTGGGTGTATCTAAATTTGTCTCTCATAGACATGCTCCTCCTAGAGTTTATGGTCAGAGACCTTCTCCTAAAGGTCCATATCATTGCATGGTTTCGGAATTCTGAAAATGGAGGAACACCCATGGTGGCCACGTCAATCTCCTCATCACTACCATTAAGAAAAAGGATCAAGAATTTGCTATCCTTCAGGGTTTCATAAATCATTGTAGCAACACCTCGTACCACATCCCTAGATCTTTGGTCCACTCCATCAAAGTCATCCTCCTCGTCCTGCTTATCCAGCAATGCCATTGTTTCATTGCCAAGTTTTATCTCCTCAGCAATGTCTCTCTGCATGGCTCTTCTACCATTCCATGCTGAGCAATCCAAATGAACTATTCGGTCAAACCATGTTTCTTCAGGAGGAGCCTTCAGACCATCAAGGACATTCTGGGCAACAGATCGAAGGACTGGTGCCGTCCCGAATCCATCCCAGCCATGAAAATAAATGACTTTTATActtgaatttctacaaattttagaAAGTAGGTCGCCCCTTGCTTCAGACTCGAGCGTTACCTAAAGTAGAAGAATTAGTATATATAGTAAGCAAATGAATGGAGGTCGTCTCGTTTTGTCGCAGCTTGTTTTATGAAAATGAATTAAGATATATCTGCGTCCATTTGTCAATCGGATACGGATGTTCGAATACAAATGTTGTTTCAATTCCTATTATTGTTTAACTGGTGAAACTTAAATTGCACAATATGTGTTTATATATATGCCCTGTATGCTACAGCTTTCAATAGTGAAGTATGAAAAGAATAGTCTGAAAGAAAGAAGTAAAATGTGAAAGAATAGTACCCATGGCCGCGGCCTCATGGTGACCAATATATATTCTCTGTACGCACAAGACCAAGCAAGAAAGCAGCAGCAAATTAACTGGCCTAACCCATGATCAGTTTCGCCACCACCTATGAGCATATATAGTAGCACAACAACCACATTAAGACAATCAACAGTGCACAGCAATCTTTTTTTTCTGCAGAGAACAAAATAACAGAAGGGGGCGACAACGCTGTAGCCTGTATTGCTGTAAGCAAGCAATATTGTTTTTTTCTAGTAAGTAGTGCTACATACCAGGTTGATAAATGTCGACCAACAAGGAGCTAAGAGCAACCGAGATCAAAGCAGATCTCGAAGACTCGAACCTGAAACTTCTGAAGGAGCACTCCTATCTGGGACTAGTAGGTATTCGTACTAAACCAAAGTAGAGAAGAACTGTGAGATGGACCTAAGAATATGGTTTTCCCTTGCCGCTGGGTTTTGGCCTTTCCGCCAAAGCATGATACCTTGATTCTTGATTATCACGAGCCCTTTCCCTCTTTATTCCCAATGGATGAAATTCACGTGCCTGCTAGCTTTATCCTTATAGAAGGTATTCGAGTCCCTCCCTGAGTGCACATTTCTTTCCAGTGGCAGAGCTAGAATCTTGCACCGCATTGTCTTATGGCAAAAGCTATCGTAACTAAATTGAACTTTATGGCTAAAAATCAGGTCATATAGATAATGGTTCCAATATAATAGATCAACATTCTATTACATCTTTTTTCTTGAAACCGATATCTCCATCCTTTTATTTCATCAATACTCTTAGTCAGAGCTAAGAACTAAACTCGGCCCATTTTAATTTATATAACATTGCCGCATGACAAGTATTATCTATATATACAATAGAGCATGAGTTTTCTATAACATATTATTACATACTATAAAAGCATGAGTGTCTTAGATAATGTTTTCCACCAATGCAAGAGATAACCACCTGCACCTGGCCCATTATTGCGTAGATTAGAGggtgtgaaagcaggaaagatTAGAGCAAAAAACATCCATCGGCATTCCGCTGTTTTTGTTTTGTAATCATCACCACACCAACCTGCTTACCCACCACGTACACAGGAACCCGGTCGCGACATTCCGTGCCTGGCTTACCAAATGATCATATGGGCACGAGATTTCCTAGTTCCTATTACGCAAACTGGATCTGCGTTGGCCTAAGGAACCCACGGGAAGCAATCAACAACAATTGATCCCATCATGAAGACCTTATTCGGATGCATAGAGGAGGTACGAAGTCAACCGATGCGTTGTTGTCGGCGATGACGGCTGTGGAGGGGCGGCTGCTGGCGACAACACCGACATGGCAGCCTACCGGTGGATCGACAGCAGGATCCCGCTTGGATCCTTGACCACTATGTATACCACTGCCACCAAGATCGGTGAGGGCTCCGTTGTGGTAGCTATAGGTTCCGGCCATGACGATTCTCATGCCTCTTCCATCCTAAGGAACCAAAATTCCACTACCTTAAGTCCCTCAACTTCCATTGCTAATTCTCATACCCCTTCCAAAATGGTTGTCAAATGAACGGTAAGGCTTTAAGGATTGGAAACCAAACAGCTCCAAAAAATTGATATCAATGTACTACCTTAACATAGCACGCCGATTGCCGATTAACATCTCTAAATATCTTTAACTCAAAGAGAACTTCTAGAATGTTACTGAATCAAATAGATATACAATTCCTAGAAGATAATATAGATATCATATAAAACTTTAGTTTCAAATATGTTTCTAGACAAAGATTTTATACATAAAAGACATTTACATTGCTACATAAAAATGATTGTGTATGTAGTTTAGCTATGGTCATATGAGAGCACTAGTTATTTGACAAGAACTATAGTGTGATCGATATTACATATGCATGGAAGCCAACTGACTAGTGACTTTCTCATCATTGAATTCTAGGAAGTGGCACAACATTTATTGAGATATATT
This portion of the Setaria viridis chromosome 7, Setaria_viridis_v4.0, whole genome shotgun sequence genome encodes:
- the LOC140223442 gene encoding uncharacterized protein; translated protein: MQRDIAEEIKLGNETMALLDKQDEEDDFDGVDQRSRDVVRGVATMIYETLKDSKFLILFLNGSDEEIDVATMGVPPFSEFRNHAMIWTFRRSFASPPFFVCQALRFLGLDHCTDDTTSHSSEEWATLCGLYVLDLRYTVWNEIFSQEKLELMINLRELHVEGSRCWPDNTHLQGRLLNLEKLRIIKSQGETLTDISTSFMDKTKLEILDLSGSLWVTVLPASLSKACSLKVLVLDGCEELETVVIPDALPSSLISFSFDSYGPASRKWIPCVELPPSNLRPSSADEKQAKTSKISLEGCTLLENLFLRGLPNLVELDLSGTAIKMLNFETMVVQVPGLKRLFLLGCENLRAIIWNKRWCRVERCSNMETIFSADSTSFSQMETFWASDLPKARYIWCKSSKPDWMDRGDYRSFVNLRHLHLRSCPRLEFVLHADGTYSFPSLETLNIIHCSELRHVFVLKMTYSRRRRDIATYGATFPKLTTIRLHDLPLLQQICVVKMVTPMLHTVKVSGCWAMHRLSTVIATGGQEKKPTVEMEKEVWDALEWDGPEAGHHHSLFEVRHSHYYKKKLVRGALLR